The genomic DNA ATAAAGGCAACCAATTGGCATGCTAAGTCAGCTTGGAGAACAAAATTGAAGGACGAAGCAGAAGCACTCAGCGACCTCCATACAACATTTGTCGACAGTCGCGATGGCTACGAACAGGCCGCGGGGTTGATCCATAGTGCACGGCTGACATCGTTCTTTGACGAAATGCAGTCGAACCGTGCGACACAGGCAGATGAAGTCCGGTCTTTTCTTCGCGGCGTAGACGTAGACTTGAGTAAAGACGGAACACTCTTCGCAGCGGCTCATCGGC from Sulfitobacter sp. S190 includes the following:
- a CDS encoding PA2169 family four-helix-bundle protein, which produces MKDEAEALSDLHTTFVDSRDGYEQAAGLIHSARLTSFFDEMQSNRATQADEVRSFLRGVDVDLSKDGTLFAAAHRHFLTLRDFASSDDEDVVEDIIREERKVLENYDEAIRPMNGDSDAYRFAQTQYEALAKRVEKLEKEERRLDRPS